In Bacteroidota bacterium, the genomic window AATCATTACATTATAGCCGTATTTGATGAATCCCTTTGCTAATGCGATTCCCACGACTCCAGAACCAATAATTCCTACATTTGTCATTGCTATTATTATTTGATATTAGTTAATTAATGAGATGTTGCTGAGCTTAATCTGGCTTCTGATGCCGAAGGCACAACAAAATATTTTTCGATGGTACGAAGGAGGACATTTATATCAACAGGTTTTGGAATAAATGCATCGCATCCGACGTCCACGCTATACTGCCGGTCGTCTTCCGAGGCATAGGCCGTAATGGCAATAATCTTCACATCCGGACGTATGGCTTTCATAATCTGAGTAAGCTCAAAGCCATTGATATCAGGCAGGCGTATATCCATTAACACAATATCCAGACCGGGTGTTTCGCGAAAAATCTTCAGGGCGGTTTCGCCGTCGTAGGCAACCGAAAAATTAGCGTTTGTGCGTCGCAGCACGGCCGCCAGAAATTCACAATTGAAATGATTATCTTCCACCACCATGATGGTTTTTTTAGCCCAATCATCTATGGTGTTGAAAAAACTTTCGGGAGTCTCAGCATCCTGCGCCGCTTTGTAGGGTATTGTAAACCGGAATTCAGAGCCTTCACCAACCTTAGATGTAACCTCAATCCTGCCGTTCATCAATTCCAACATTTTCCTGCAAATAGCCAGACCAAGCATGGCTCCCTGGGCTTTGCTGCTCAGAAAATTTTCTTTGCCCGGTTTCAAATGGTCGAACAGCAAGTGGCGTTTTTCTTCCGAAATACCAATTCCGGTATCACTTACATAAAACTCCAATTGGTCGCCAATAAGTTCGCACCCAAATTCTATACGCCCTTTTTCGGTGAATTTAACCGCATTATCAAGCAGGTGTGTCAATATCTGCCTCAGCTTACCAAAATCAGCATATACAAATGTTTTTTTACATGGCAAATGCTTCCCGATTTTCAGTTCAACTGATTTTAAAAATTCATATTTAGTCCCCGAAGAAAAGTTTTCAAATAATTCAGTAAACAGGTCGTTGATATCGCCCAGATTTTCGTTGAGTGATGTTTTGCCGGCTTCAAGCTGTGAAATATCAACAATGTCGTTCACAATATTCAGCAAGTCGCTTCCGCGCTTATTAATAAGGTAAATGTATTCCTTGCGCTTCTCTTCAGAAATATCCGGATGCTCCAATAGCTGCGCAAATCCTGAAACGGCATTCAAGGGTGAGCGAAGTTCCCTCGCCATATTTGCCAGAAAAGCAGATTTTAAATTATCAGCCTGTTCAGCCTTGTTTCTGGCCGATTCGCTTTCAATTAAATTCCGTTTTCGCTCCGTATTATCAATAAAAATCCCGAGCAGTCCCCGCTTTCCGGTTTCAGGGTCAATGAACGGCATCTTTGTGGTAAGCACACTTTTGGTGACACCGTTTTCAACAAAATCTTCTTCATAAGAAACGGTCTGCCCATCCTGAAGTATGCGTGCATCATCGGCTCTGTACTTTTCGGCGAGGTCGACCGGATAAAAATCAAAATCGGTCTTACCCTCAAAATTCGCCAT contains:
- a CDS encoding ATP-binding protein translates to MAKQKTIQEVLEEKVNLLEWELNRLKLDNEKLSQQLTLSRISEFTTKANENRLKLIVENLPLPVFLKDQDSVYVLANRKYIEMVNSDMANFEGKTDFDFYPVDLAEKYRADDARILQDGQTVSYEEDFVENGVTKSVLTTKMPFIDPETGKRGLLGIFIDNTERKRNLIESESARNKAEQADNLKSAFLANMARELRSPLNAVSGFAQLLEHPDISEEKRKEYIYLINKRGSDLLNIVNDIVDISQLEAGKTSLNENLGDINDLFTELFENFSSGTKYEFLKSVELKIGKHLPCKKTFVYADFGKLRQILTHLLDNAVKFTEKGRIEFGCELIGDQLEFYVSDTGIGISEEKRHLLFDHLKPGKENFLSSKAQGAMLGLAICRKMLELMNGRIEVTSKVGEGSEFRFTIPYKAAQDAETPESFFNTIDDWAKKTIMVVEDNHFNCEFLAAVLRRTNANFSVAYDGETALKIFRETPGLDIVLMDIRLPDINGFELTQIMKAIRPDVKIIAITAYASEDDRQYSVDVGCDAFIPKPVDINVLLRTIEKYFVVPSASEARLSSATSH